One genomic segment of Arachis duranensis cultivar V14167 chromosome 4, aradu.V14167.gnm2.J7QH, whole genome shotgun sequence includes these proteins:
- the LOC107482379 gene encoding uncharacterized protein LOC107482379, which yields MDIKIKVRRGSGFAAFLVCMLVFLCSTCFANNEEHNKKQKQCLWKWQSPRDAYNIYSELFTTRVTQYWGFFKALANDAYTRLFPPNIDFRSGGGVGDKEGEGAGEKVKEAVAKSLGSSKDTVEDAAKSAAEKVKSTFSADDQNHKRNEL from the exons AtggatattaaaattaaagtgcGACGGGGCAGTGGTTTTGCTGCTTTCTTAGTGTGCATGTTGGTATTTTTGTGCTCTACTTGTTTCGCCAATAACGAAGAGCATAATAAGAAGCAAAAACAATGTTTGTGGAAGTGGCAGAGTCCTAGAGACGCCTACAATATCTATTCTGAACTCTTCACTACAAGAGTTACCCAGTATTGGGGCTTCTTCAAGGCCCTTGCTAATGATGCATATACGCGTTTATTTCCTCCCAACATTGA TTTTAGAAGCGGAGGAGGAGTGGGAGATAAGGAGGGAGAGGGAGCAGGGGAGAAGGTGAAAGAAGCGGTGGCAAAGAGCTTAGGAAGCAGCAAAGACACAGTGGAAGATGCTGCCAAGTCAGCTGCAGAAAAGGTCAAGAGTACCTTCTCCGCTGATGATCAAAATCATAAAAGGAACGAGCTCTGA